A single genomic interval of Picosynechococcus sp. PCC 7003 harbors:
- a CDS encoding NAD-dependent epimerase/dehydratase family protein — translation MKIIVLGGDGFCGWPTALHLSKAGHDVVIVDNLSRRNIDNELEVTSLTPISPMSVRLRAWKELTGKTIQFFNFNIAHEYDQLLKLFVDYQPDVVVHFAEQRAAPYSMKSPKHKRYTVDNNLNGTNNVLCAIVESGLDIHVVHLGTMGVYGYGTAGMKIPEGYLDVQVVTEEGKVIEKQILHPANPGSIYHMTKTQDQLFFAYYNKNDQVRVTDLHQGIVWGTNTAETSMDERLINRFDYDGDYGTVLNRFLMQAAVGHPLTVHGTGGQTRAFIHIQDTVRCVELAISNPPAKGERVKILNQMTETHRVRDLAQMVANIAGAEIQYLENPRNEAAENELYVDNQCFLDMGLEPTKLDKGLMLEVTEIAKKYVDRCDRSRILCTSKWTQSATSEPLKVPAKV, via the coding sequence ATGAAAATAATTGTTCTGGGTGGAGATGGGTTTTGCGGCTGGCCCACAGCATTGCATCTGTCGAAAGCAGGTCACGATGTTGTTATTGTTGATAACCTTTCCAGAAGAAATATTGATAATGAACTGGAAGTAACATCACTGACGCCGATTAGCCCAATGTCGGTCAGGCTCAGAGCATGGAAAGAACTCACTGGCAAAACAATTCAGTTCTTCAACTTCAACATTGCCCACGAATATGACCAGCTCCTCAAGCTGTTCGTTGACTACCAACCGGATGTTGTCGTTCACTTCGCCGAACAACGGGCGGCTCCTTATTCCATGAAGTCTCCCAAGCACAAGCGCTATACCGTTGATAACAATCTGAACGGTACAAATAATGTGCTTTGCGCCATTGTCGAATCAGGTCTCGATATCCATGTGGTTCACCTCGGCACCATGGGGGTTTATGGCTATGGCACCGCCGGAATGAAGATTCCAGAAGGCTACTTGGATGTTCAGGTAGTTACCGAAGAAGGCAAAGTAATCGAAAAGCAGATTTTGCACCCGGCAAATCCTGGCAGTATCTATCACATGACCAAAACCCAGGATCAACTATTTTTTGCCTACTACAACAAGAATGACCAAGTCCGGGTTACTGACTTACACCAGGGGATTGTTTGGGGTACCAACACCGCAGAAACATCAATGGATGAACGGCTCATCAACCGCTTCGATTATGATGGCGATTATGGTACGGTTCTCAATCGCTTTTTGATGCAAGCAGCTGTGGGCCATCCGCTGACTGTCCATGGTACTGGCGGCCAAACTCGTGCTTTTATTCATATTCAAGATACGGTGCGTTGTGTCGAATTGGCGATTAGCAACCCTCCGGCCAAAGGAGAGCGGGTCAAAATCCTCAACCAGATGACGGAGACCCACCGCGTCCGGGATCTGGCGCAGATGGTGGCAAATATTGCTGGGGCGGAAATTCAATATTTAGAAAACCCCCGGAATGAAGCGGCAGAAAACGAACTGTATGTGGATAATCAGTGCTTCCTGGATATGGGCCTAGAGCCAACCAAGCTCGATAAGGGGCTGATGTTGGAGGTCACAGAAATCGCGAAGAAATATGTGGATCGCTGCGATCGCTCTCGGATTCTCTGTACTTCTAAGTGGACTCAAAGTGCGACTTCAGAACCGCTGAAAGTTCCCGCAAAAGTTTAG